A region from the Pseudomonas sp. P8_229 genome encodes:
- a CDS encoding DOPA 4,5-dioxygenase family protein: MHTIKGYHAHIYYDASTIAQARALCELAAQTFTLKMGRMHERPVGPHPDWSCQLAFGPELIGEVLPWLALNRKGLVVFLHPDTGDDLLDHTEHAIWMGAIRPLDLSIF; the protein is encoded by the coding sequence ATGCACACGATCAAGGGCTACCACGCCCATATCTATTACGACGCCAGCACGATCGCCCAGGCCCGGGCCTTGTGCGAACTGGCGGCGCAGACATTTACCTTGAAGATGGGCCGGATGCACGAGCGCCCGGTCGGCCCGCACCCGGACTGGAGCTGCCAACTGGCCTTTGGCCCGGAGCTGATTGGCGAGGTGCTGCCGTGGCTGGCGCTCAATCGCAAGGGACTGGTGGTGTTCCTGCACCCGGACACTGGCGATGATTTGCTCGACCACACCGAGCATGCGATCTGGATGGGCGCGATCCGCCCGCTGGACCTGTCTATTTTTTAA
- a CDS encoding GFA family protein: protein MGELHNGGCHCGHIRYQFSGTLRDIAHCHCSICRKVSGGIVTTWITVPMASFQWLAGAPSRYDSSSSCARYFCAQCGAQLALVTLLSPESIDVTIATLDHPERAAAERHIWTDSQLPWLRLDEHLPGEPEETL from the coding sequence ATGGGTGAATTGCACAACGGTGGCTGCCACTGCGGACACATTCGCTATCAGTTCAGCGGGACTTTACGTGACATCGCCCACTGCCATTGTTCGATCTGCCGCAAGGTCAGCGGTGGCATCGTCACCACGTGGATCACCGTGCCGATGGCCAGCTTCCAGTGGCTGGCTGGGGCGCCTTCGCGCTATGACTCGTCGAGCAGTTGCGCGCGCTACTTCTGTGCGCAGTGCGGGGCGCAGCTGGCGCTGGTGACCCTGCTCAGCCCCGAAAGCATCGATGTGACCATTGCCACGCTGGATCACCCGGAGCGCGCAGCAGCCGAGCGGCATATCTGGACTGACAGCCAGTTGCCTTGGCTGCGTCTTGACGAGCATCTGCCGGGGGAACCGGAAGAAACTCTTTGA
- a CDS encoding CitMHS family transporter yields the protein MLTFLGFAMVITFMFLIMTKRLSALIALIIIPILFALFGGFAPKIGPMMLEGITKLAPTGVMLMFAILYFALMIDSGLFDPAVRKILKLVKGDPLKVSVGTAVLALVVSLDGDGATTYMICVAAMLPLYSRIGMSPRIMAGLIILAGGVMNMTPWGGPTARAASALHVDPSDIFVPMIPAMAAGVVAILIIAYFYGKRERARLGELHLIGDEIDHSEISVSQFPDARRPKLIWFNGLLTLALMCTLIAGLLPLPVLFMVAFSIAMIVNYPCLQMQKDRVSAHAGSVLSVVSLIFAAGIFTGILSGTGMVDAMSKSLLAVIPDFLGPYLAVITALVSMPFTFFMSNDAFYYGVLPVLSEAASHYGITAVEMARASIVGQPVHLLSPLVPSTYLLVALAGIEFGDHQRFTLKWAVLVCLCILVAALLLGTFPLFSTL from the coding sequence ATGCTGACTTTCCTTGGCTTTGCCATGGTCATCACGTTCATGTTCCTGATCATGACCAAGCGCCTGTCTGCGCTGATCGCCCTGATCATCATCCCGATCCTGTTCGCCCTGTTCGGTGGCTTTGCGCCGAAGATCGGCCCGATGATGCTCGAAGGTATCACCAAGCTCGCGCCGACCGGCGTGATGCTGATGTTCGCCATTCTGTACTTCGCCCTGATGATCGACTCCGGCCTGTTTGACCCGGCCGTGCGCAAGATCCTCAAACTGGTCAAGGGCGACCCGTTGAAAGTTTCGGTCGGTACCGCCGTGCTGGCGCTCGTCGTCTCCCTCGATGGTGACGGCGCGACCACTTACATGATCTGCGTGGCCGCCATGCTGCCGCTGTACAGCCGCATCGGCATGAGCCCGCGAATCATGGCCGGTCTGATCATCCTCGCCGGTGGCGTGATGAACATGACCCCCTGGGGTGGCCCGACCGCCCGTGCCGCCAGTGCGCTGCATGTCGATCCGTCGGACATCTTCGTGCCGATGATCCCGGCGATGGCCGCCGGTGTGGTGGCGATCCTGATCATTGCCTACTTCTACGGCAAACGTGAACGTGCGCGTCTGGGTGAGCTGCACCTGATTGGCGACGAGATCGATCACAGCGAAATCAGCGTGTCACAATTCCCGGATGCCCGTCGTCCGAAGCTGATCTGGTTCAACGGCCTGCTGACCCTGGCGCTGATGTGCACCCTGATCGCCGGCCTGCTGCCGCTGCCGGTGCTGTTCATGGTGGCGTTCAGCATCGCGATGATCGTCAACTACCCTTGCCTGCAAATGCAGAAGGACCGTGTTTCGGCCCACGCCGGTAGCGTGCTGTCGGTGGTCAGTCTGATTTTCGCGGCGGGTATCTTCACCGGTATCCTGTCCGGAACCGGCATGGTCGACGCCATGTCGAAAAGCCTGCTGGCGGTGATTCCGGACTTCCTCGGCCCGTACCTGGCGGTCATCACGGCGCTGGTGAGCATGCCGTTCACGTTCTTCATGTCGAACGACGCGTTCTACTACGGCGTGTTGCCGGTGCTCTCCGAAGCGGCCAGCCATTACGGCATCACCGCGGTGGAAATGGCCCGTGCCTCGATCGTCGGTCAGCCCGTCCACCTGCTGAGTCCACTGGTTCCGTCGACTTACCTGCTGGTGGCGTTGGCCGGTATCGAATTCGGTGACCACCAGCGCTTCACCCTGAAGTGGGCAGTGCTGGTCTGCCTGTGCATACTGGTGGCCGCCTTGCTGCTGGGGACTTTCCCGCTGTTCAGCACGTTGTAA
- a CDS encoding TerC family protein, translating to MDWLTNPEIWVAFFTLTALEIVLGIDNIIMISILVSRMPKHMQQRTRIFGLGLAMITRILLLLSITWVMRLTADLFVVFGQGISGRDLILFFGGLFLLWKSSQEMYHALEGEDESGDEPSGKGGNFLYTIIQIAIIDIVFSLDSVITAVGMVSHVPVMVAAIVVAVLVMMLASGKISEFIDEHPSLKMLALSFLLVVGTVLIAEAFDVHVPKGYVYFAMGFSLAVEAINIKLRTAMAKKKKQQEPVKLRKDIPGQ from the coding sequence ATGGATTGGCTGACCAACCCCGAAATCTGGGTTGCCTTCTTTACCCTGACCGCCCTGGAAATCGTTCTGGGCATCGATAACATCATCATGATTTCGATCCTGGTCAGCCGCATGCCCAAACACATGCAGCAGCGCACGCGGATCTTCGGGCTTGGCCTGGCGATGATCACGCGGATCCTGTTGCTGCTGTCGATCACCTGGGTCATGCGCCTGACGGCCGACCTGTTCGTGGTGTTCGGCCAGGGCATTTCCGGTCGCGACCTGATCCTGTTCTTCGGTGGTCTGTTCCTGCTGTGGAAGAGCTCGCAAGAGATGTACCACGCGCTTGAAGGCGAAGACGAAAGTGGCGACGAGCCTTCGGGCAAGGGCGGCAACTTCCTCTACACCATCATCCAGATCGCGATCATCGACATCGTGTTCTCGCTGGATTCGGTGATCACCGCTGTCGGCATGGTGTCCCACGTGCCGGTGATGGTCGCGGCGATTGTCGTGGCGGTGCTGGTGATGATGCTGGCCTCGGGCAAGATCAGCGAATTCATCGACGAGCACCCGTCGCTGAAGATGCTCGCGCTGTCGTTCCTGCTGGTGGTCGGTACTGTACTGATTGCCGAAGCGTTCGACGTGCACGTGCCGAAGGGCTACGTCTACTTCGCCATGGGCTTCTCGCTGGCGGTTGAAGCGATCAACATCAAACTGCGCACGGCGATGGCCAAGAAGAAAAAGCAGCAGGAACCAGTGAAACTGCGCAAGGACATCCCGGGGCAGTAA
- a CDS encoding Na/Pi cotransporter family protein, with amino-acid sequence MLTLLNLLSAVALLIWGTHIVRTGILRVYGTNLRHVIGQNMSKRWLAFVAGIVVTAMVQSSNATAMLVTSFVGQGLMALTPALATMLGADVGTALMARVLTFDLSWLSPLLIFLGVIFFLSRKQTRLGQMGRVAIGLGLIILALQLIVEAAAPITHAQGVKVIFASLTGDILLDALVGALFAMISYSSLAAVLLTATLAGASVISLPVAIGLVIGANIGSGVLAFMSTSMQNAAGRQVALGSLLYKLIGLLLIIPVLDPLVHWIDSLDFSSQEMVIGFHLLYNTARCLILLPSVGPMARLCAWLLPERPEVNGTAKPRHLDPTALVTPSLALANAARETLRMGDLIDNMLDATLDVLRGKQTSVTLEMRRMTDDVEALYSAIKLYLAQMPREDLGEQDSRRWAETIELAINLKLASDLIERMLRKVQQQKTSQRRSFSEEGLEDLAGLHQQLIANLRLGLSVFLSGDKESARQLLREKRRFRAQERRLAHAHVSRLQRKIVQSLETSSLHLELIADMKRLNSLFCSSAYVVLETADTGALEADDIADITHSP; translated from the coding sequence ATGCTCACCCTGCTCAATCTGCTTTCTGCCGTGGCCCTGCTGATCTGGGGCACGCACATCGTCCGAACCGGCATCCTGCGGGTGTACGGCACCAACCTGCGCCATGTGATTGGCCAGAACATGTCCAAACGCTGGCTCGCCTTTGTGGCCGGCATCGTCGTGACCGCGATGGTACAGAGCAGCAACGCCACCGCCATGCTCGTCACTTCTTTCGTCGGCCAGGGCCTGATGGCGCTGACCCCGGCGCTGGCGACCATGCTCGGCGCCGACGTCGGTACTGCGCTGATGGCGCGGGTGCTGACGTTCGACCTGTCGTGGCTGTCGCCGCTGCTGATTTTTCTCGGGGTGATCTTCTTCCTGTCGCGCAAACAGACGCGGCTCGGCCAGATGGGCCGGGTGGCGATTGGCCTGGGGCTGATCATTCTCGCGCTGCAACTGATCGTCGAAGCCGCCGCACCGATCACCCACGCCCAAGGGGTGAAGGTGATCTTCGCCTCGCTGACCGGCGACATCCTGCTCGACGCCCTGGTCGGCGCGCTGTTCGCAATGATTTCCTACTCCAGCCTCGCCGCCGTGCTGCTGACCGCCACGCTGGCCGGCGCCAGCGTGATCAGCCTGCCGGTGGCGATCGGTCTGGTGATTGGCGCCAACATCGGCAGCGGTGTGCTGGCGTTCATGAGCACCAGCATGCAGAACGCGGCCGGGCGGCAAGTGGCCTTGGGCAGCCTGCTGTACAAACTGATCGGACTGCTGCTGATCATTCCGGTGCTCGATCCGCTGGTGCACTGGATCGACAGCCTCGATTTCAGCTCGCAGGAAATGGTCATCGGCTTCCACCTGCTCTACAACACCGCGCGCTGCCTGATCCTGCTGCCGAGTGTCGGGCCGATGGCGCGGCTGTGTGCCTGGCTGCTGCCGGAGCGTCCGGAGGTCAACGGCACCGCCAAACCCCGGCATCTGGACCCGACAGCGCTGGTCACGCCGAGTCTGGCGCTGGCCAATGCCGCTCGCGAGACCCTGCGCATGGGCGACCTGATCGACAACATGCTCGATGCCACGCTCGATGTGCTGCGTGGCAAGCAGACATCGGTCACCCTCGAAATGCGCCGCATGACCGATGATGTCGAAGCACTGTACAGCGCGATCAAGCTTTATCTGGCGCAAATGCCGCGCGAGGATCTCGGCGAGCAGGACAGTCGGCGTTGGGCGGAGACCATCGAGCTGGCGATCAACCTGAAACTGGCGAGCGACCTGATCGAACGCATGCTGCGCAAGGTGCAGCAGCAGAAAACTTCGCAACGTCGCTCGTTTTCCGAGGAAGGCCTGGAAGATCTGGCCGGACTGCATCAGCAACTGATCGCCAATCTACGGCTGGGGCTGTCGGTGTTTCTCAGTGGGGACAAGGAAAGCGCGCGTCAGTTGCTGCGCGAAAAACGTCGCTTCCGCGCGCAGGAACGGCGTCTGGCCCATGCCCATGTCAGCCGTTTGCAACGTAAGATCGTGCAGAGTCTGGAAACCAGTTCGCTGCACCTTGAGCTGATTGCGGACATGAAGCGCTTGAATTCGCTGTTTTGCAGCAGTGCTTATGTGGTGCTGGAAACGGCGGATACCGGGGCCCTGGAAGCGGATGATATTGCCGACATTACGCATTCGCCTTGA
- a CDS encoding M16 family metallopeptidase codes for MRCLLFACLLLGSLPAFAVDRFQVEGYALPNGLQLLLKPGTERGHVAIRLVVGVGLDDFDCDEKELPHLLEHLLFSGVDATGEGGLEERMQALGGEWNAFTSNADTTFVIEAPAKNQRKVLDLLLGLLTQTRIDDNAINAAKRVVEREDGGHYTRLQRFLDRQDLGHTASNQLAVELGLKCPQRAEVGHLTQQQLERVRKTWYAPNNMTLIVVGELDKLLPAYLERTWGTLQAVDPAEHRELPDIRTSAAHERTLTRGFIGDSAKLHWLVPEPMLDDQYDETFDILKDYLDWALYRQIRLNHGLSYGPWAEREVFGGVGFMSLNADVDRDDLAEAQQVLKDLKADLLKNGLDPDTFARIKQAAIAHQAWAVQGNSAMADYYWSALGDYEDGRFANPARELQGVTLETANKAMRELLLQPGYLRIEKPLLSDDQVLWLIAGGLGVVLLVLIGWRLHRRQPAEH; via the coding sequence ATGCGTTGCCTGTTGTTCGCCTGTCTGTTGCTCGGTTCCCTGCCCGCCTTCGCCGTTGATCGATTTCAAGTCGAGGGCTATGCGCTGCCCAACGGTTTGCAGCTGTTGCTCAAGCCCGGTACCGAGCGCGGGCATGTGGCGATCCGCCTGGTGGTGGGGGTCGGCCTTGACGATTTCGACTGCGATGAAAAAGAGCTGCCGCACCTGCTCGAGCATCTGCTGTTCAGCGGCGTCGATGCCACGGGTGAAGGCGGTCTCGAGGAGCGCATGCAGGCGCTGGGCGGCGAGTGGAACGCGTTCACCAGCAACGCTGACACCACGTTCGTCATCGAAGCCCCGGCGAAGAACCAGCGCAAGGTCCTCGACCTGCTGCTCGGCCTGCTGACCCAGACCCGCATCGACGACAACGCGATCAACGCCGCCAAACGCGTGGTCGAGCGCGAGGACGGTGGCCATTACACGCGCCTGCAACGCTTTCTCGACCGTCAGGATCTGGGCCACACCGCGAGCAATCAACTGGCGGTGGAACTGGGCCTGAAATGCCCGCAACGGGCCGAGGTCGGTCACCTTACCCAGCAGCAACTGGAGAGGGTGCGCAAGACCTGGTACGCGCCGAACAACATGACCCTGATCGTCGTCGGCGAGCTCGACAAGTTGCTGCCGGCTTATCTGGAGCGAACCTGGGGCACACTCCAAGCAGTGGACCCGGCGGAGCACCGTGAGCTGCCGGACATCCGTACCAGCGCGGCCCATGAACGCACCCTCACCCGCGGCTTCATTGGCGACAGCGCCAAGCTGCACTGGCTGGTGCCGGAGCCGATGCTGGACGATCAGTACGACGAGACTTTCGACATCCTCAAGGACTACCTCGACTGGGCACTGTACCGGCAGATCCGCCTGAACCATGGCTTGTCCTACGGGCCATGGGCCGAGCGAGAAGTGTTTGGCGGGGTCGGCTTCATGAGCCTCAACGCCGATGTCGATCGCGATGACCTTGCCGAAGCCCAGCAGGTGCTGAAAGACCTCAAGGCCGACCTGCTGAAAAACGGCCTCGACCCCGACACCTTCGCCCGGATCAAGCAGGCGGCCATCGCCCATCAGGCCTGGGCGGTGCAAGGCAACAGCGCGATGGCCGACTACTACTGGAGCGCGCTGGGCGACTACGAGGACGGGCGCTTTGCCAACCCGGCCCGGGAGCTGCAAGGCGTGACGCTGGAAACCGCGAACAAGGCCATGCGCGAGTTGCTGTTGCAGCCGGGGTATTTGCGGATCGAGAAGCCGTTGCTCAGTGATGATCAGGTGTTGTGGTTGATTGCCGGTGGTCTCGGCGTGGTGTTGCTGGTGCTGATTGGCTGGCGCCTGCACCGCCGCCAACCAGCCGAACACTAA